The following are encoded in a window of Candidatus Nitrosotalea sinensis genomic DNA:
- a CDS encoding NAD(P)/FAD-dependent oxidoreductase: MERKHALVIGGSISGLVSAQILAKYFEIVTIIEKDDIKSSDVRNGTPQANHIHTLLVKGKQVLSEIFPELEKEMMESGALGLDYILNGQYFIDGYWTPRFSSGLDSYFSSRTLFEFTIRKQVEKNNKIQFMNGLVTGLVTDNNKHVSVKIKSGKDFSSEQILHGDIVVDASGRNSKTSEWLQDIGYAKPEETHVDSNIGYATRCYKIPKEYQNLKEFIVILNHPPHQPKMGGILPIEGKRWKVTMYSIGKDLPTTDEKEFLEFSRTLADQRVYDMIKNAEPESEIHGYRVRGSRVIHYERAKVWPENYIVIGDAVCTFNPFYGQGMTIAVLGCKLLDEFLKKNLSESNQKKLPLEFQKELYKRNSHPWLLSTGEDFRWPTTKGQRPSAPARMMQAYADSILYLSPHSKLAAKSFQEMMQMTRSPLVLFHPKLMVQLLMRKMKLKI, encoded by the coding sequence ATGGAAAGAAAACATGCGCTAGTAATAGGTGGAAGTATTTCTGGGCTGGTTTCTGCTCAGATACTTGCAAAATATTTTGAGATTGTAACAATAATTGAGAAAGATGACATAAAATCATCAGATGTGCGAAATGGTACACCACAAGCAAATCACATCCACACACTACTTGTAAAAGGCAAACAAGTTCTTTCAGAAATTTTTCCAGAATTAGAAAAAGAGATGATGGAATCTGGTGCGTTAGGACTTGATTACATACTAAATGGTCAATATTTTATAGATGGTTATTGGACACCGAGATTTTCATCAGGTCTTGACAGTTATTTTTCAAGTAGGACACTATTTGAATTCACAATCAGAAAACAAGTGGAAAAAAATAACAAGATACAATTCATGAATGGTCTTGTTACAGGTCTTGTAACAGACAATAACAAACATGTATCTGTAAAAATAAAATCTGGAAAAGATTTCTCGTCAGAACAAATTCTTCATGGAGATATTGTTGTAGATGCAAGTGGTAGAAATTCAAAGACTTCGGAGTGGTTACAAGATATAGGATACGCAAAACCAGAAGAGACTCATGTTGATTCCAACATAGGATATGCTACTAGATGTTATAAAATTCCCAAAGAATATCAAAATCTAAAAGAATTCATTGTCATTCTCAATCACCCTCCACACCAACCAAAGATGGGTGGAATCTTGCCTATAGAAGGAAAAAGATGGAAAGTCACCATGTACAGCATAGGAAAGGACTTGCCAACTACAGATGAAAAAGAATTTTTGGAATTTTCAAGAACACTTGCAGATCAAAGAGTTTACGACATGATAAAAAATGCAGAGCCAGAATCAGAGATTCACGGGTATAGAGTAAGAGGGAGCAGAGTAATACATTATGAAAGAGCCAAGGTGTGGCCTGAAAATTATATTGTAATTGGAGATGCAGTATGTACATTCAATCCGTTTTACGGCCAGGGAATGACAATAGCGGTACTTGGATGCAAACTTTTAGATGAATTTTTGAAGAAAAATTTGTCAGAATCAAACCAAAAAAAATTGCCTTTAGAGTTTCAAAAAGAGTTGTACAAGAGAAATTCACATCCCTGGCTTCTTTCTACAGGAGAAGATTTTCGATGGCCAACTACCAAGGGCCAGAGACCAAGTGCACCTGCAAGGATGATGCAAGCGTACGCAGACAGCATATTGTACCTTTCACCACACAGCAAGCTTGCTGCAAAATCATTTCAGGAAATGATGCAAATGACAAGATCACCTCTGGTTTTGTTTCATCCTAAATTGATGGTACAATTATTGATGAGAAAAATGAAACTAAAGATTTAG
- a CDS encoding LamG domain-containing protein, translated as MDRKIFVFIFVLSGLSLISCSSAVSVMYNAHYVNYNYFNTFNFKNPKTNDKSSIVNTDEVITKKLKRTRLEQISNYNAQNTNDKFLDTTGVIAKKIKRNRFDDSLNFNNLHQSLDKSTISYIQQFFDNTVLGQQQNDITKSLYELNIFTKKIENNVYLYVTSISSSKDTNLTTIVLLQLAHEIENNQYLLLVCFIPLSIYVFIRSKSEKINSKHFLSFFFIVILISSSTVTPFSTFGNYEWMAFGESNPSDKNTGPSHFSSNSNSTISFQFSNATNYIPSNHSSTISFQFSNATKLIPQQSNSTISFQFSNATNYIPSNHSSTISFQFSNATTSIIKNNSHNNTTFPIPTQSWNFTSSILKTLSVGKTRIDNSTNTTSLQLNGNGYLKQNVISTKNLSALTLSAWVKPDYSHGSSQFTVISKENTFILAINNDIPPSKKAIFSIFDGIKWNTVTSNSTIPEDWTNLVATYDNSSIGIYVNGLQESKIPLTGIPTISITGKIENRTGIILSSNSDVAIGAYLNSLRSQSDNLFSGSIRDVTLYTSTLSASQINKIYLQNAFIFNPSYSTSNATTINTPVIINSQLNHTYIEINKPVTWTQNVTLSQTANLAIQIPSDAKILDVNATKMEYTTDISKLQILNQTSNANTTIISNKVVPIASLNPQMIESNKTSKLLVINYTAEQYQLKFQTPAPYTLETNESSSNQFSKQIRVLNNSTLHYTDVKSYTNLPRDLVMKGIHFKLFWMINGTKTDVTNDPRFHVQFVDTDRDGIVDQMQWIVPHLSEQDFQVEEDDNGNDNGNDGNNNCNNDGEHNGNNNDGEHNGNNNDGEHNGNNNDGEHNGNNNDGEHNGNNNDNHDCGSQQFSIQLSENIGLSDTASTSSIHNIVLQEQLGLSDTASTSSIHNIVLQEQLGLSDTASTSSIHNIVLQEQLGLSDTEPFLLPLAANQQLVNTQKEIIINSTKTDLVITSPNVNLTTIIVPQTTVATTLNYSSIVQTNSTSSTVSITNGLTILQNTTSAIPTIQVTLPPALTITGNASWNGVLNLPHVISAPSIPVEANTVNTVTNSIEIGSDTVSLTFNKAVRLVFTGQAGQRIGYFNSITPFTEITATCNDDTQTTNNNLPSNGACKTNVGPDLVVWTKHFTGFATWSSNTSSSVSTTGSVSSVGGGGGTGTGFGVGTYGAPSSNGGGAGPYLKIEKISYETCDNQTAIIQVATDVSDVDPMVIVRTSVTGVVSAQLLANQPYAQENSNSTIRHLVYQASLSPKETSFEVVALESINHNIFSVGKTVIVNGCGENLDYTQTEITISPVQVDLSAPKIFDVKYQIGNGTKILADNPSQYVDNKPITVYSIVDSKIPITHTYLRSIKFGQNESKYDQIDMTASPLLISNSTYLVSGTIPTDMISAPAIKYWIHVENQDGQIDSPEYDLAIKPQYSINGKLDLYVVSDRAEGTVATPAAFLTNNSTGPVYGTIILVVDGNPVYVSPMHIFGPGLTKINLQWDTLSTGKMLSHHLTAQAKFYDKIISSPESTINTFPSVKTIPISNTINIQSMIDDKGNVIATPDILYSSHPHETGMSYRVTAPDGTCIIGNNCLVNKSTYDLQDQVMKINMGNQLYNVRYSGSESLLERFTISSVDPILGHWSVDLESNENLIPQAQAMEKIPLKIQYHTADTSGLQ; from the coding sequence TTGGATAGAAAAATCTTTGTTTTCATATTTGTATTATCAGGATTATCTCTGATTTCTTGTAGTAGTGCAGTTTCGGTCATGTATAATGCTCATTATGTGAATTACAATTACTTTAACACATTTAATTTCAAAAATCCTAAGACTAATGACAAATCCTCTATAGTAAATACTGATGAAGTCATAACTAAAAAACTAAAAAGAACTAGATTAGAACAAATATCAAATTATAACGCACAAAATACTAACGATAAATTTCTAGATACTACTGGCGTAATCGCAAAAAAAATAAAACGAAATAGATTTGATGATAGTCTTAATTTTAATAATTTACATCAATCATTGGACAAATCCACCATATCATATATACAACAATTTTTTGACAATACAGTTCTAGGTCAACAACAAAATGATATAACAAAATCATTATATGAATTAAATATCTTTACCAAAAAAATTGAAAACAATGTATATCTATATGTTACTTCAATCTCATCTTCAAAAGATACAAATCTAACCACAATCGTTCTACTTCAACTTGCACATGAAATAGAAAACAACCAATATCTTCTATTGGTATGCTTTATACCTCTGTCAATCTATGTTTTTATACGATCTAAATCAGAAAAAATAAATTCTAAACATTTTCTTTCATTTTTCTTCATTGTTATTTTGATATCGTCATCAACAGTAACTCCATTTTCTACATTTGGAAATTATGAATGGATGGCATTTGGGGAATCAAATCCTTCAGACAAAAATACTGGACCATCTCATTTTTCGTCAAACTCAAATTCCACAATCTCATTCCAATTCTCTAATGCCACTAACTATATCCCATCAAATCATTCTTCCACAATCTCATTCCAATTCTCTAATGCTACAAAATTGATACCCCAACAATCCAATTCCACAATCTCATTCCAATTCTCTAATGCCACTAACTATATCCCATCAAATCATTCTTCCACAATCTCATTCCAATTCTCTAATGCCACAACGTCTATTATAAAAAATAACTCGCATAACAATACAACCTTCCCAATTCCTACTCAATCTTGGAATTTCACATCTTCTATCTTGAAGACGTTATCTGTTGGGAAAACAAGAATTGATAATTCTACAAATACAACATCATTACAACTGAATGGTAATGGTTATCTAAAACAAAATGTAATCTCTACAAAAAACCTCTCTGCTCTAACCTTATCTGCATGGGTAAAACCTGATTACAGTCATGGTTCGTCTCAATTTACTGTAATTAGTAAAGAAAATACTTTCATTTTAGCTATAAACAATGACATACCACCCTCAAAGAAAGCCATCTTTTCTATATTTGATGGAATAAAATGGAATACTGTTACATCAAACAGCACTATTCCGGAAGACTGGACTAATCTTGTAGCCACTTATGATAATTCTTCTATCGGCATATACGTCAATGGTCTTCAAGAATCAAAGATACCACTTACTGGAATACCCACAATTTCCATAACTGGTAAGATTGAAAATCGAACCGGAATTATTTTATCGTCTAATTCAGACGTTGCAATTGGTGCATATCTCAACTCCTTACGTTCTCAGAGCGATAACCTATTTTCTGGTTCAATTCGAGATGTAACTCTGTATACTTCTACTCTTAGCGCATCACAAATAAACAAGATCTATTTACAAAATGCGTTTATTTTTAATCCCTCATACTCTACTAGTAATGCAACAACCATCAATACTCCTGTGATAATCAATTCACAATTAAATCACACATACATTGAGATCAATAAACCAGTAACTTGGACCCAAAATGTTACACTTTCTCAAACTGCTAATTTAGCTATACAAATTCCATCAGATGCAAAGATACTAGATGTGAATGCAACCAAGATGGAATATACTACAGACATCTCAAAATTGCAAATACTTAATCAGACTTCTAATGCAAACACAACAATAATCTCAAACAAAGTTGTACCTATTGCATCATTAAACCCTCAAATGATTGAATCAAACAAAACATCCAAACTTCTTGTCATAAACTATACTGCAGAACAATACCAACTCAAATTCCAGACTCCTGCACCATATACCTTAGAAACTAATGAATCTTCATCAAATCAATTTAGTAAACAAATACGAGTGTTAAACAATTCGACCCTGCATTATACTGATGTTAAATCATACACTAATTTACCCAGAGATCTGGTCATGAAAGGGATACATTTTAAATTATTTTGGATGATAAATGGCACAAAGACTGATGTTACAAATGATCCTAGATTCCATGTTCAGTTTGTAGATACAGATAGAGATGGAATAGTAGACCAAATGCAATGGATAGTACCACATCTATCTGAACAAGATTTCCAAGTAGAAGAAGATGATAATGGAAATGATAATGGAAATGATGGCAACAATAATTGCAACAATGACGGTGAACATAATGGAAACAACAATGACGGTGAACATAATGGAAACAACAATGACGGTGAACATAATGGAAACAACAATGACGGTGAACATAATGGAAACAACAATGACGGTGAACATAATGGAAACAACAATGACAACCATGATTGTGGCAGCCAACAATTTTCAATACAATTATCTGAAAACATAGGATTATCAGATACTGCATCTACATCTTCAATTCACAATATCGTACTACAAGAACAGCTAGGATTATCAGATACTGCATCTACATCTTCAATTCACAATATCGTACTACAAGAACAGCTAGGATTATCAGATACTGCATCTACATCTTCAATTCACAATATCGTACTACAAGAACAGCTAGGATTATCAGATACTGAGCCATTTCTATTGCCTCTTGCAGCAAATCAACAATTAGTAAATACACAAAAAGAAATCATAATCAATTCTACAAAGACTGATCTAGTCATAACAAGTCCAAATGTTAATCTAACTACTATCATAGTTCCTCAAACTACTGTAGCTACTACACTGAATTATTCTAGCATAGTACAAACAAATTCTACATCAAGCACAGTATCAATCACTAATGGCCTGACAATCTTACAAAATACTACTAGTGCTATTCCAACAATTCAAGTAACGTTACCACCCGCACTTACAATAACTGGTAATGCTTCATGGAATGGAGTACTTAATCTACCACATGTAATATCTGCGCCATCAATACCCGTAGAAGCAAATACTGTAAACACAGTTACAAATAGTATAGAAATTGGATCCGACACTGTATCCCTCACCTTTAACAAAGCTGTACGATTAGTATTTACAGGTCAGGCGGGGCAACGCATTGGTTATTTTAATTCTATAACGCCATTTACAGAAATTACAGCAACATGCAATGACGATACACAAACAACAAACAATAACCTTCCATCCAATGGAGCATGTAAAACTAATGTGGGTCCTGATTTGGTAGTTTGGACAAAACACTTTACTGGTTTTGCAACTTGGAGTTCAAATACCTCATCTTCTGTCTCTACCACAGGATCTGTAAGTAGTGTAGGTGGTGGAGGAGGTACTGGAACAGGATTCGGAGTGGGAACATATGGTGCACCATCAAGCAATGGAGGAGGAGCAGGTCCTTATCTTAAGATAGAAAAGATATCTTATGAAACATGTGATAACCAGACTGCAATAATCCAGGTTGCAACAGATGTAAGTGATGTAGACCCAATGGTAATTGTCCGTACATCTGTAACTGGTGTAGTAAGTGCACAACTATTAGCAAATCAACCATATGCACAAGAAAACTCCAACTCTACTATACGTCATCTAGTATACCAGGCATCACTTTCTCCAAAAGAGACATCATTTGAGGTAGTTGCACTAGAATCCATCAACCATAACATATTCTCAGTAGGAAAGACAGTAATTGTCAATGGATGTGGTGAAAACCTAGACTATACACAAACTGAAATCACAATCTCACCCGTACAAGTTGATCTTTCTGCACCAAAGATATTTGATGTAAAATACCAAATTGGAAATGGTACAAAGATTTTAGCAGACAACCCATCCCAATATGTTGACAACAAGCCAATTACGGTTTATTCCATAGTGGATAGCAAGATACCAATAACACATACTTATCTACGATCTATCAAATTTGGTCAAAATGAATCAAAATATGATCAAATTGACATGACTGCATCTCCACTCTTAATATCAAATTCAACCTATCTAGTCTCTGGAACAATTCCTACAGACATGATATCTGCCCCTGCAATAAAATACTGGATACATGTAGAAAATCAAGATGGACAAATTGATTCACCTGAATATGATCTTGCCATAAAACCACAATACTCTATAAATGGTAAATTAGATCTATATGTTGTATCAGATAGGGCAGAGGGCACAGTAGCCACACCAGCTGCATTTCTTACCAACAACTCTACAGGCCCAGTTTATGGTACTATTATCCTCGTTGTAGATGGAAATCCAGTATATGTATCACCTATGCACATTTTTGGTCCAGGACTCACCAAAATAAATCTGCAATGGGATACTCTTTCAACAGGTAAAATGTTATCTCACCATCTAACTGCACAAGCTAAATTCTATGACAAAATAATCTCTAGTCCGGAATCAACCATAAACACATTCCCATCAGTAAAAACTATTCCAATCTCAAATACAATCAATATACAATCTATGATTGATGATAAAGGAAATGTCATTGCAACTCCTGACATTCTATATTCATCACATCCACATGAAACAGGTATGTCATACAGAGTTACTGCACCAGACGGTACATGTATTATAGGAAATAATTGCCTTGTCAACAAATCTACATATGACTTGCAAGATCAAGTCATGAAAATCAATATGGGAAACCAACTTTATAATGTTCGATATTCCGGATCTGAAAGTTTACTTGAGAGATTTACCATATCTTCAGTTGATCCAATATTAGGCCATTGGAGTGTTGATCTTGAATCAAATGAAAATCTAATACCTCAAGCTCAGGCAATGGAAAAAATACCATTAAAGATACAGTACCATACAGCAGATACATCTGGTCTTCAATGA
- a CDS encoding nicotinamide-nucleotide adenylyltransferase, with the protein MDGLLIGRFQPFHKGHLEAVHIGLSQVDNLWIGIGSSNKSYEKRNPFTAEERKEMILSSLDPKTLERVKIFFVPDTGDHEKWTYHVDSIVPPYDVVFSNDEFTITLYKKRNKNVIEVPLLRRDTISGTNIREMIASGKDWSDLVPEGTRKVLLKIDAKNRLLKIL; encoded by the coding sequence ATGGATGGATTACTAATTGGCAGATTTCAACCGTTTCACAAAGGACACCTAGAGGCAGTACACATTGGACTGTCCCAAGTTGACAACCTGTGGATAGGAATAGGAAGCTCAAACAAGAGCTATGAAAAAAGAAACCCATTTACCGCAGAAGAGCGAAAGGAGATGATTCTCTCATCATTAGATCCTAAAACACTAGAACGCGTCAAGATATTTTTTGTACCAGATACAGGAGATCATGAAAAGTGGACATACCACGTTGATTCCATTGTTCCTCCATATGATGTAGTTTTTTCAAATGATGAATTCACCATCACGTTGTACAAGAAACGCAACAAGAATGTGATCGAGGTTCCCCTACTAAGACGAGATACCATCTCTGGAACAAATATTCGAGAAATGATCGCAAGCGGGAAAGACTGGTCTGATCTTGTTCCTGAAGGTACAAGAAAGGTGCTTTTGAAAATAGATGCAAAGAATAGGCTGCTCAAAATTCTGTAA
- a CDS encoding pyridoxal-phosphate-dependent aminotransferase family protein, protein MEYLVMLPGPTNVPERVTRSMFTHMINHRSKDFVKLYVDTIEKSQKIFDTTSDVVALSASGTGAVEASVVNMVKKGDKVIIPVNGEFSSRLSTMLEWAGANVIRLTTPFGQNATFDQVKEAFDNNKDVKAFYVVWNETSTGTMVKYLDKIKDLTARNDSFYVVDGVSILGGEEFHMDKWGVDVCVTGAQKALAAPPGISPIAVSQKAKKHMIANPPPTFYFNMARYFKYYDDTKETPFTPAIPLLYAYREALDIILEEGIENRIRRHRVCSDALYSGLSTMGLSPFAKEDARSTVVIALNYLQGLDDKTFRGTLSEKFRVLVAGGFGELKGKVFRVGCMGEVHKYHVMRTISAIASTLDMMGYKTNPDAIKVAEDKLRAL, encoded by the coding sequence TTGGAATATCTAGTAATGTTGCCAGGACCAACAAATGTTCCGGAGAGAGTAACACGTTCAATGTTTACTCATATGATAAATCACAGAAGTAAAGATTTTGTAAAATTATACGTTGACACCATAGAAAAAAGCCAGAAAATCTTTGACACTACAAGCGATGTAGTGGCACTGAGTGCATCTGGAACCGGCGCAGTTGAAGCTTCTGTTGTCAACATGGTAAAAAAAGGCGACAAGGTCATAATACCAGTCAACGGTGAATTTAGCAGCAGACTCTCTACAATGTTAGAGTGGGCTGGCGCAAATGTTATACGACTTACAACTCCATTTGGCCAAAATGCAACATTTGATCAAGTAAAGGAAGCATTTGACAACAACAAAGATGTCAAGGCATTCTATGTTGTATGGAACGAGACCTCCACTGGTACAATGGTCAAATATCTCGATAAAATCAAGGATCTTACAGCAAGAAATGACTCCTTCTATGTTGTAGATGGAGTCTCAATACTTGGTGGAGAAGAATTCCACATGGACAAGTGGGGGGTAGATGTTTGTGTCACAGGAGCACAAAAGGCACTTGCAGCACCTCCAGGAATATCTCCAATTGCAGTAAGCCAGAAAGCAAAAAAACACATGATTGCAAATCCACCGCCAACATTCTACTTTAACATGGCAAGATACTTCAAGTACTATGACGATACAAAAGAAACTCCATTTACTCCAGCAATACCATTACTTTATGCATACAGAGAAGCACTAGATATCATTCTAGAAGAAGGAATTGAAAACAGAATACGAAGACACAGAGTTTGCTCTGATGCATTGTACAGTGGACTAAGTACAATGGGCCTTTCTCCATTTGCAAAAGAAGATGCACGCTCTACAGTTGTAATTGCACTAAACTATTTGCAGGGACTTGATGACAAAACATTCCGAGGAACACTATCTGAAAAATTCCGAGTTCTAGTTGCAGGTGGATTTGGTGAACTCAAAGGCAAAGTATTCCGAGTTGGATGCATGGGAGAAGTACACAAGTATCATGTAATGAGAACAATCTCTGCAATTGCATCAACACTTGATATGATGGGTTACAAGACAAACCCAGATGCAATCAAGGTAGCAGAAGACAAACTCAGGGCACTGTAG
- a CDS encoding peptidylprolyl isomerase → MTFQKGTLILVDYTAKVKDSNEVFETTREADAKSSSIHDPNVKYQPRLISVGESWVLKGLDDALANTKPGDKLTVEVPPEKGFGTRDSGKVRMIPLRKLGEDAEKISVGDTIEMDERTGIVRFIGSGRVQIDFNHRFAGKTIVYDVNVLKSLDTDQDKVMGLLKRRFPIDESKIKFEIKATAVDVTIPEEAMMMDGLQIVKRAIANEIFKFVPKLEKVNFVDSYNKPKQDKPAEKPAAAKPAQQKTA, encoded by the coding sequence TTGACTTTCCAAAAAGGAACTCTGATACTGGTAGATTATACTGCCAAGGTCAAGGATTCAAATGAAGTATTTGAAACAACAAGAGAAGCTGACGCTAAATCAAGTTCTATTCATGATCCAAATGTAAAATATCAACCAAGATTAATCTCCGTAGGAGAATCTTGGGTTCTAAAGGGACTCGATGATGCACTTGCAAATACCAAACCAGGAGACAAACTCACAGTAGAGGTTCCGCCCGAGAAAGGATTTGGAACAAGAGACTCTGGCAAAGTTCGCATGATCCCTCTCCGCAAACTTGGTGAAGATGCAGAAAAAATTTCAGTTGGCGATACAATTGAAATGGATGAAAGAACAGGAATTGTAAGATTTATCGGATCAGGCAGAGTGCAAATTGACTTTAACCACAGATTTGCAGGAAAGACAATTGTTTATGATGTAAATGTTCTAAAATCACTAGATACCGATCAGGACAAAGTCATGGGATTGCTAAAAAGAAGATTCCCAATTGACGAATCAAAGATAAAGTTTGAGATCAAGGCAACTGCAGTAGATGTCACAATCCCAGAAGAGGCAATGATGATGGACGGCCTCCAGATTGTCAAGCGTGCAATTGCAAATGAGATATTCAAGTTTGTTCCAAAACTTGAGAAAGTAAACTTTGTTGATTCATACAACAAACCAAAACAAGACAAACCAGCAGAGAAACCAGCTGCTGCCAAGCCTGCACAACAAAAGACAGCCTAA
- a CDS encoding sn-glycerol-1-phosphate dehydrogenase, with product MASHIMELPRKILIGENNISDIGDFLVGLSAPERVSLVSGDKVRKITDKKISSSLSDSKIKYVWHRSTSNDVDSAKKTLEDIRKDKSDLIIGIGGGRSVDIAKMIAFTLKKSFVSIPTSASHDGIASPFVSLRGDKPYSIIATAPLGVFVDIAILKKAPRRLLASGCGDLMAKVTAVRDWELARDNVGEYFGTYAANLASMSAKIVIDNSKDFKKKPDVRMIVEALISSGVAACIAGSSRPCSGAEHLFSHAVDHLKPGIGLHGEKCGIGAILVAKMQGQDWKKIIQMLKNVGAPTKAKEIGLEPSVLAKALTIAQSLRPERYTILSKKIMNEQKAIELAKSTGVL from the coding sequence ATGGCTTCTCACATAATGGAGCTACCAAGGAAGATACTCATAGGTGAGAACAACATTTCTGACATTGGGGATTTCCTCGTAGGCCTTTCTGCCCCAGAGAGGGTTTCACTTGTTTCAGGTGACAAGGTACGAAAGATAACAGACAAGAAAATATCATCATCTCTTTCAGATTCCAAGATAAAGTATGTTTGGCATCGCAGCACAAGCAATGATGTAGATTCTGCAAAAAAGACACTAGAGGATATCAGAAAGGACAAGAGCGATCTAATCATTGGAATTGGGGGCGGAAGATCAGTAGATATTGCAAAGATGATAGCATTTACACTCAAAAAGTCATTTGTAAGCATACCAACCTCTGCATCACATGATGGAATAGCAAGTCCGTTTGTTTCATTGCGAGGCGACAAGCCATATTCCATTATAGCTACTGCACCGCTTGGAGTCTTTGTAGACATTGCCATACTGAAAAAGGCGCCAAGGAGACTTTTGGCAAGCGGTTGTGGAGACTTGATGGCAAAAGTTACAGCAGTGCGAGATTGGGAGCTTGCAAGAGACAATGTTGGAGAATATTTTGGTACATATGCTGCAAACTTGGCATCAATGAGCGCAAAGATTGTAATTGACAATTCTAAAGATTTCAAGAAAAAGCCAGACGTTCGCATGATTGTAGAGGCTTTGATAAGCTCTGGTGTTGCAGCATGCATTGCGGGAAGCAGTAGACCATGTTCTGGTGCAGAGCATTTGTTTTCTCATGCAGTTGATCATCTAAAACCAGGTATTGGTCTTCATGGTGAAAAGTGTGGCATTGGTGCAATCCTTGTTGCAAAGATGCAGGGACAAGATTGGAAAAAGATAATTCAAATGCTAAAAAATGTTGGTGCGCCAACCAAGGCAAAGGAGATTGGATTAGAACCAAGTGTTCTTGCAAAAGCACTGACTATTGCCCAGTCATTGCGACCTGAGAGATATACGATACTTAGCAAGAAAATCATGAATGAGCAAAAAGCAATAGAACTTGCTAAAAGTACTGGTGTGTTGTAG
- the psmB gene encoding archaeal proteasome endopeptidase complex subunit beta has product MSDYIEQHTYHGTTTVGITCTDGVVLCADMRASAGYFIANNNTMKIQKIDNHAGMTIAGGVADAQNVTDMLRYHSNIHRIEKQEYLPIKSLARLASLIFFQNRYYPFIADILVGGYDQQGPALYNIDMFGSLDKKTYVTTGSGSPVAYGLLESEYRDGLTVEEGKVVALRAVKAAITRNIGTGDGINVAIIDKQGYRLLTKEQKKAIITL; this is encoded by the coding sequence TTGTCAGACTATATTGAACAACACACATACCATGGAACCACTACAGTAGGGATAACCTGTACCGATGGTGTTGTCTTGTGCGCAGATATGAGAGCAAGCGCAGGATATTTCATAGCAAATAACAATACAATGAAGATCCAAAAAATAGATAATCATGCAGGAATGACAATCGCAGGTGGTGTCGCAGACGCACAAAACGTCACAGACATGCTCCGCTATCATTCAAACATACATAGAATTGAAAAACAAGAGTATCTACCAATCAAGTCGCTTGCAAGACTTGCATCTTTGATATTTTTCCAAAATAGATACTATCCATTCATTGCAGACATCCTTGTAGGGGGATATGACCAACAAGGTCCAGCATTGTACAACATTGACATGTTTGGATCACTTGACAAAAAAACATACGTAACAACAGGAAGCGGTTCTCCAGTAGCATATGGTCTATTGGAAAGTGAATACCGCGATGGCCTTACCGTCGAAGAGGGCAAAGTAGTTGCCCTAAGAGCAGTAAAAGCTGCAATTACAAGAAACATTGGAACAGGTGACGGAATCAATGTCGCTATAATCGACAAGCAAGGGTACAGACTCTTGACCAAAGAACAGAAGAAGGCCATAATTACGCTTTAG